One Scytonema millei VB511283 DNA segment encodes these proteins:
- a CDS encoding ABC transporter substrate-binding protein, with protein MLQSKKNTVLVLYLIALCLIGPLIFWLSYRSGRGGQQATQPSLNGLLNPPNRNPALQKRISLGNKVLFTADNNPDKQAGVQAFAAGDFSTAVTKFNAALQVKRNDPETWIYLNNASAAAISNTVKIGVSVPVGGNLNVAREMLRGVAQAQYEINHGGGIGGKLVQVQVANDDNNPIVVKQIAAEFVNDPEILAVIGHNSSDASIAAAPIYQKSGLVMISPTSVARNLGGVGRFIFRTTPNSRAIADALASYVVKTARKTRIAICADSQAEASRSFQEEFTSSVFENGGYITSTPCDFAAANFNPSEIPSQAVSDGAEALLLAPDVNRMGRAVEVAQANRSRLTLFGSHTMYTYDTLQQGQADVNTMVLSVPWHPSAFPNSSFIANAKRFWGGAGNWRTALTYDATIAVFTGLKASTNREQLQKALSNSGFMFKGATGIVKFLPSGDRQESGTLVRVQPGRYSGTGYDFTPLPSSVDTSLR; from the coding sequence ATGTTGCAAAGTAAAAAAAACACTGTCCTGGTTCTCTACCTCATCGCCCTCTGCTTGATCGGTCCGCTGATTTTTTGGTTGAGTTATCGCAGTGGTAGAGGAGGGCAACAAGCAACTCAGCCATCTCTCAATGGATTGCTCAATCCGCCCAACCGCAACCCAGCTTTGCAAAAACGAATTAGTTTAGGTAATAAAGTTTTATTTACTGCCGACAATAATCCAGACAAACAAGCAGGAGTACAAGCTTTTGCCGCCGGAGATTTTTCCACGGCAGTCACCAAATTTAATGCGGCTTTGCAGGTGAAGCGCAACGATCCCGAAACTTGGATTTATTTAAATAATGCTTCGGCAGCGGCAATTAGCAATACAGTTAAAATCGGTGTCAGCGTTCCTGTAGGAGGTAACTTAAACGTTGCCAGAGAGATGCTGCGGGGTGTGGCACAGGCACAATACGAGATCAATCACGGTGGCGGGATTGGTGGAAAGCTGGTTCAAGTGCAAGTTGCCAACGACGATAATAACCCCATTGTGGTTAAACAAATTGCGGCTGAATTTGTCAACGATCCAGAGATTTTGGCTGTCATTGGACATAACTCTAGCGATGCGTCCATCGCCGCTGCTCCGATCTATCAAAAAAGCGGTTTGGTGATGATCTCGCCCACCAGCGTAGCGCGAAACTTAGGCGGAGTTGGTAGATTTATCTTTCGGACTACGCCAAATTCAAGGGCGATCGCCGATGCCTTGGCGAGCTACGTAGTGAAAACAGCACGCAAAACCAGAATTGCGATCTGTGCGGATTCTCAGGCAGAAGCAAGTCGCTCCTTTCAAGAGGAGTTCACTTCTAGCGTGTTTGAAAATGGTGGTTATATCACCAGTACCCCCTGCGATTTTGCTGCTGCTAATTTTAACCCTAGCGAAATTCCCTCTCAAGCAGTCAGCGATGGAGCAGAAGCTTTGCTGCTAGCACCAGATGTGAATAGAATGGGTCGTGCAGTGGAAGTAGCGCAAGCAAATCGCAGTCGATTGACTTTGTTCGGCAGCCACACAATGTATACGTACGACACGTTGCAGCAAGGACAAGCCGATGTTAATACTATGGTGCTTTCTGTCCCTTGGCATCCTTCTGCTTTCCCCAATAGTTCTTTTATTGCCAATGCTAAGCGGTTTTGGGGTGGGGCTGGTAATTGGCGAACTGCATTGACTTACGATGCAACAATTGCTGTTTTCACGGGTTTAAAAGCGAGTACGAATCGCGAACAACTACAGAAGGCTTTATCCAATTCTGGTTTTATGTTTAAAGGGGCAACTGGGATAGTCAAGTTTTTACCATCAGGCGATCGCCAAGAATCAGGAACTCTAGTCAGAGTTCAGCCTGGTAGATACTCCGGTACGGGTTACGATTTTACTCCCCTACCTAGTTCAGTTGATACGAGCCTGCGTTGA
- a CDS encoding AEC family transporter, giving the protein MIEITASVFCTSLGAFLFRREIIPRSVPNLLGRLLYWLGVPLQILVLTRKSNLSQSIWLPPILTIAILLLGLGLAYVSLQLLKQLTQYRSVSWVKQLSDSFYPSDRAERGSFVLASILGNTGFIGLAIVPAFVSQDYLVWVVLYGVTHNLIGSYGLGVFLASYFGQTTANHKWKAAWRDILRVPALWAFALGYYSKPWQIVSFIDPLLQAIVYLVIPGAFLLIGMQLSRLQGIQNLRAAIIPSTIKTFVLPILAGMAITFLGFPHEARLALVLMSGMPSAFANAILAEEYNLNRSLAASTIVLSTVLLPLVLPLWLYLFR; this is encoded by the coding sequence ATGATAGAAATTACAGCAAGCGTTTTTTGTACGAGTCTGGGTGCATTCTTATTCCGAAGAGAAATAATTCCTCGTTCCGTTCCGAATTTGCTAGGTCGCCTTCTTTATTGGCTGGGCGTACCGTTGCAAATTTTAGTCCTGACGCGCAAGTCAAATTTATCGCAATCGATTTGGTTGCCCCCAATCTTGACAATTGCAATATTGCTGTTAGGTTTGGGCTTAGCTTATGTCAGTTTGCAGCTACTCAAACAACTGACTCAGTACCGCTCGGTTTCATGGGTAAAACAATTGTCCGATAGTTTCTATCCTAGCGATCGCGCCGAACGAGGCAGTTTTGTCCTCGCTTCAATTTTGGGCAATACTGGCTTCATCGGGTTAGCGATCGTTCCAGCTTTTGTCAGTCAAGACTATTTAGTTTGGGTAGTGTTGTATGGCGTAACGCACAATCTAATTGGTAGTTACGGACTGGGAGTATTTTTAGCAAGTTATTTTGGGCAAACTACAGCAAATCATAAATGGAAAGCTGCATGGCGAGACATTTTGCGCGTTCCTGCTTTATGGGCGTTTGCGCTGGGTTACTACAGTAAACCTTGGCAAATTGTCAGTTTCATCGATCCCTTACTTCAGGCAATAGTCTATTTAGTCATACCTGGAGCTTTCTTATTGATTGGGATGCAATTATCACGGCTTCAAGGAATTCAAAATCTACGCGCGGCGATTATTCCCAGTACGATCAAAACATTTGTTTTGCCCATTTTGGCAGGAATGGCGATAACATTCTTAGGATTTCCTCACGAAGCACGCTTAGCTTTAGTCTTAATGTCTGGAATGCCGAGTGCTTTCGCCAATGCGATTTTAGCAGAAGAATACAACCTCAATCGTTCGCTAGCTGCCAGTACGATCGTTCTCAGTACGGTTTTGCTACCACTGGTACTCCCTCTATGGTTGTATTTATTTAGATAA